From a single Rosa rugosa chromosome 7, drRosRugo1.1, whole genome shotgun sequence genomic region:
- the LOC133720403 gene encoding E3 ubiquitin-protein ligase SINAT2, whose product MAKSETVGALNKPTPGLGGKHGLYSTNGVHELLECPVCTSLMYPPIHQCPNGHTLCSDCKVRVQNCCPTCRYELGNIRCLALEKVAESLELPCIYQSLGCHDIFPYYSKLKHEQHCRFRLYNCPYAGSECSVTGDIPTLVNHLKDDHKVDMHDGCTFNHRYVKSNPHEVENATWMLTVFNCFGRQFCLHFEAFQMGMAPVYMAFLRFMGDDTEAKKFSYSLEVGGNGRKLIWQGIPRSIRDSHRKVRDSQDGLIIQRNMALYFSGGDRQELKLRITGRIWKEE is encoded by the exons ATGGCAAAGTCAGAGACAGTTGGTGCACTTAATAAGCCTACCCCTGGTTTGGGTGGAAAACATGGTCTATATTCAACCAATGGTGTGCATGAGTTACTTGAGTGCCCTGTCTGCACAAGTTTGATGTACCCTCCTATTCATCAG TGTCCTAATGGCCACACATTATGTTCTGACTGCAAGGTAAGGGTGCAGAATTGTTGCCCAACTTGCCGCTATGAGCTTGGAAATATCAGGTGTTTGGCTTTGGAGAAGGTTGCTGAATCATTGGAACTCCCATGCATATACCAGAGTTTAGGCTGTCATGATATTTTCCCATACTATAGCAAGCTGAAGCATGAGCAACATTGTCGATTTCGTCTATACAATTGCCCTTATGCTGGATCTGAGTGCTCTGTTACAGGCGATATCCCAACTCTTGTTAATCATCTTAAGGATGATCACAAGGTTGACATGCATGATGGGTGTACCTTCAACCATAGATATGTTAAATCAAACCCACATGAAGTTGAAAATGCAACTTGGATGCTAACT GTCTTTAATTGTTTTGGAAGACAGTTCTGTTTGCACTTTGAGGCTTTCCAGATGGGAATGGCTCCAGTCTACATGGCTTTTTTACGATTCATGGGCGATGATACTGAGGCAAAGAAATTCAGCTATAGTTTGGAGGTTGGTGGAAATGGTCGTAAGTTAATATGGCAAGGAATTCCCAGGAGTATCCGTGACAGTCATAGAAAAGTTCGTGACAGCCAGGATGGACTCATAATACAGAGAAATATGGCGCTCTACTTTTCTGGTGGGGATAGGCAAGAACTGAAGTTGAGGATTACTGGCCGGATATGGAAAGAAGAATGA